The proteins below come from a single Alnus glutinosa chromosome 9, dhAlnGlut1.1, whole genome shotgun sequence genomic window:
- the LOC133876920 gene encoding disease resistance protein RPV1-like produces the protein MASMTSETASSSSSSSSSSSLPQRKYQYDVFLSFRGEDTRNNFTSHLYAALDKKGIKTFRDNELERGRPIRPYLLIAIEESRFSIIILSRNYASSTWCLDELAKIVECMKQTRLTVFPVFYDVDPSDVRQAGRGSLLIHQKTEMGSFAQAFAEHEERFKENREMVQRWRDALIEVADASGWHVKDRPEAEVIEEIVVEILDKLNSIVRLIVSDDLFGIESRVDKMLNSYLGIGVDDVRFVGICGMGGIGKTTLARAIYERITCQFEANCFLANVREEAGKNGLVALQEQLLSSTIQTKSNINIQNDYEGANVIRKRLYCKKVLIILDDVDQLEQLRALAKHRCWFGGGSRIIVTTRNKRLLIEHDVAEDGIYEAMGMNYNEALQLFCRKAFKEDSAPKDFVELSKKFLNYAKGLPLALEVLGSSLYQRSEDVWKSMLRKLKEIPDEKIHDKLQISFDGLSDLEKKIFLDIACFFKGEDKDRVEDILESFGYHPKIGIDNLINKSLITISSKQLQLHDLLEEMGREIVRRESCEEPGGRSRLWFWEDIHHVLTNNTGTERVEGIALRGGPPTLHLNAEAFLKLPNLRFLKIVCCCEPFSYPPNKLRAIDWEGLSYLPNKLRVIDLPLYPLKSLPMSFSPDKLVKLEMHFSLIEEIWNEKKSLPKLKILDLSYSYNLINTPDFTRAPNLEKLIFKQCERLYEVHPSVAGLKQLTLLNLKGCRSLTSLPCNISMDFLETLILSGCSKLKKFPEIMGDMKRLKELKLDRTAIKELPLSIRRLSGLTLLNLEGCRSLTSLPCNISLDSLEILILSGCWNLKKFSKIVGDMKRLKELKLDGTVIKELPLSIWSLSGLTLLNLNGCRSLTSLPCNISLDSLEILILSGCWKLKKFPEIVGDMKCLKELKLEGTAIEELPLSIGRLSGLTLLNLEGCRSLTSLPCNISLDSLEILILSGCWSLKKLSEIVGDMKRLRELKLDGTAIKELPLSIGHLSGLTLLDLGGCTSLTSLPCNISLDSLEILILSGCWKLKKFPEIVGDMKRLKKLKLDGTAIEELPLSIGRLSGLTLLDLNRCRSLTSLPCNIILDSLEILILSGCWELKKFPEIVGDMKRLKELKLDGTAIEELPLSIGRLSGLTLLNLEGCRSLTSLPCNISLDSLEILILSGCWNLKKFSEIVGDMKHLKELKLDGTAIKELPLSIGCLSGLTLLNLKQCRSLTSLPCNISLDSLEILILSGCWKLKKFPEIVGDMKRLKKLKLDGTAIEELPLSIGRLSGLTVLDLADCKSLLTLPSVVCNLTSLQYLILFGCSKVDKLPGNLGNLKQLKKLGVWGTAIRQVPSSIQYSSVKVIWFSWDYFGLDLDVNY, from the exons ATGGCTTCCATGACCTCTGaaactgcttcttcttcttcttcttcttcttcttcttcttctttgcctCAACGGAAATACCAATACGATGTTTTTCTCAGTTTTAGAGGCGAAGACACCCGCAACAACTTTACGAGCCATCTGTACGCCGCTTTGGATAAAAAAGGAATTAAGACCTTTAGGGACAACGAACTTGAGAGAGGAAGACCCATTCGGCCATATCTTCTGATAGCCATAGAAGAATCGAGGTTTTCCATCATCATTCTCTCGAGAAACTATGCGTCGTCGACGTGGTGCTTAGATGAACTTGCAAAGATTGTTGAGTGCATGAAACAGACAAGGCTCACAGTTTTTCCTGTTTTCTACGACGTGGATCCCTCTGACGTACGCCAAGCTGGGAGGGGGAGTTtactcattcatcaaaaaacTGAGATGGGGAGTTTTGCACAGGCCTTTGCTGAACATGAAGAACGTTTCAAGGAGAATAGAGAGATGGTGCAAAGATGGAGAGATGCTTTGATAGAAGTGGCCGATGCATCCGGATGGCATGTAAAGGACAG GCCCGAGGCAGAAGTTATTGAAGAAATTGTTGTGGAGATACTTGATAAATTGAATTCTATAGTTCGGCTGATTGTTTCTGATGATCTTTTTGGCATAGAGTCTCGTGTAGACAAAATGCTGAATTCATATTTAGGTATAGGGGTGGATGATGTTCGCTTTGTAGGAATATGTGGCATGGGTGGAATTGGTAAAACAACTCTTGCACGTGCTATTTACGAAAGAATTACTTGTCAATTTGAAGCTAATTGCTTTCTTGCCAATGTTAGAGAAGAAGCTGGAAAAAATGGTTTAGTTGCTTTACAAGAACAACTTCTTTCCAGTACTATCCAGACAAAAAGCAATATTAATATACAAAATGATTACGAGGGAGCTAATGTGATCAGAAAAAGACTATATTGTAAAAAAGTTCTTATCATTCTTGATGATGTGGACCAACTTGAACAATTACGTGCATTAGCAAAACATCGTTGCTGGTTTGGTGGAGGGAGCAGAATCATCGTAACAACTAGAAACAAGCGTCTGTTGATTGAACATGATGTGGCCGAAGATGGAATATATGAGGCTATGGGAATGAATTACAATGAAGCACTCCAACTCTTTTGTCGGAAAGCCTTCAAGGAAGACAGCGCCCCTAAAGATTTTGTGGAGCTGTCCAAGAAGTTTTTAAATTACGCTAAAGGCCTTCCTTTAGCCCTTGAAGTTTTGGGTTCATCTTTGTATCAAAGAAGTGAAGATGTATGGAAAAGCATGCTAAGAAAGCTAAAAGAAATCCCTGATGAGAAAATCCACGATAAACTTCAAATAAGTTTTGATGGACTCTCagatttagagaaaaaaatatttttagacaTTGCTTGTTTCTTCAAAGGGGAGGACAAAGATCGTGTGGAAGATATATTAGAGAGTTTTGGTTACCACCCAAAAATCGGTATAGATAATCTCATTAATAAGTCACTTATAACCATCTCAAGTAAACAATTGCAGTTGCATGATTTGTTAGAAGAAATGGGTCGGGAGATCGTTCGGCGTGAATCTTGTGAAGAGCCTGGCGGACGAAGTAGATTGTGGTTTTGGGAAGACATCCATCATGTGCTGACGAATAATACA GGAACAGAAAGAGTTGAAGGCATAGCCCTAAGGGGTGGTCCACCTACATTACACTTGAATGCTGAAGCCTTCTTGAAGCTGCCGAACTTAAGATTTCTCAAAATCGTGTGCTGTTGTGAACCCTTTAGTTATCCTCCTAACAAGTTGCGGGCTATTGATTGGGAAGGTCTTAGTTATCTTCCTAACAAGTTGCGTGTTATTGATTTGCCTCTATATCCTTTGAAGTCTTTGCCAATGAGTTTCTCACCTGATAAACTCGTTAAACTCGAAATGCATTTTAGCCTCATTGAAGAAATATGGAACGAAAAGAAG AGTTTACCCAAGTTAAAGATCCTTGACCTTAGTTACTCTTACAACTTGATCAACACTCCGGACTTCACTAGAGCCCCAAATCTTGAGAAGCTGATTTTTAAACAATGTGAGAGGTTATATGAGGTGCACCCATCTGTTGCAGGTCTCAAACAACTTACTTTACTGAACTTGAAAGGATGTAGATCtcttactagccttccatgcaACATTAGCATGGATTTCCTTGAAACTTTGATTCTTTCTGGTTGTTCGAAGCTCAAGAAGTTTCCAGAAATTATGGGAGATATGAAACGTTTGAAGGAACTGAAATTGGATAGGACTGCCATAAAAGAACTTCCATTATCAATTAGGCGTTTAAGTGGCCTTACTTTACTGAACTTGGAAGGATGCAGATCtcttactagccttccatgcaACATTAGCTTGGATTCCCTTGAAATTTTGATTCTTTCTGGTTGTTGGAACCTCAAGAAGTTTTCAAAAATTGTGGGAGATATGAAACGTTTGAAGGAATTGAAACTGGATGGGACTGTCATAAAAGAACTTCCATTATCAATTTGGAGTTTAAGTGGCCTTACTTTACTGAACTTGAACGGATGCAGATCtcttactagccttccatgcaACATTAGCTTGGATTCCCTTGAAATTTTGATTCTTTCTGGTTGTTGGAAGCTCAAGAAGTTTCCAGAAATTGTGGGAGATATGAAATGTTTGAAGGAACTGAAATTGGAAGGGACTGCAATAGAAGAACTTCCATTATCAATTGGGCGTTTAAGTGGCCTTACTTTACTGAACTTGGAAGGATGCAGATCTCTAACTAGCCTTCCATGCAACATTAGCTTGGATTCCCTTGAAATTTTGATTCTTTCTGGTTGTTGGAGCCTCAAGAAGCTTTCAGAAATTGTGGGAGATATGAAACGTTTGAGAGAACTGAAACTGGATGGAACTGCCATAAAAGAACTTCCATTATCAATTGGGCATTTAAGTGGCCTTACTTTACTGGACTTGGGAGGATGCACATCtcttactagccttccatgcaACATTAGCTTGGATTCCCTTGAAATTTTGATTCTTTCTGGTTGTTGGAAGCTCAAGAAGTTTCCAGAAATTGTGGGAGATATGAAACGTTTGAAGAAACTGAAATTGGATGGGACTGCCATAGAAGAACTTCCATTATCAATTGGGCGTTTAAGTGGCCTTACTTTACTGGACTTGAACAGATGCAGATCtcttactagccttccatgcaACATTATCTTGGATTCCCTTGAAATTTTGATTCTTTCTGGTTGTTGGGAGCTCAAGAAGTTTCCAGAAATTGTGGGCGATATGAAACGTTTGAAGGAACTGAAATTGGATGGGACTGCCATAGAAGAACTTCCATTATCAATTGGGCGTTTAAGTGGCCTTACTTTACTGAACTTGGAAGGATGTAGATCtcttactagccttccatgcaACATTAGCTTGGATTCCCTTGAAATTTTGATTCTTTCTGGTTGTTGGAACCTCAAGAAGTTTTCAGAAATTGTGGGAGATATGAAACATTTGAAGGAACTAAAACTAGATGGGACTGCCATAAAAGAACTGCCATTATCAATTGGGTGTTTAAGTGGCCTTACTTTACTGAATTTGAAACAATGCAGATCtcttactagccttccatgcaACATTAGCTTGGATTCCCTTGAAATTTTGATTCTTTCTGGTTGTTGGAAGCTCAAGAAGTTTCCAGAAATTGTGGGAGATATGAAACGTTTGAAGAAACTGAAATTGGATGGGACTGCCATAGAAGAACTTCCATTATCAATTGGGCGTTTAAGTGGCCTTACTGTACTGGATCTAGCAGACTGCAAAAGTCTTTTGACTCTTCCAAGTGTCGTTTGTAATTTGACCTCTCTCCAATATCTCATTTTATTCGGTTGCTCAAAAGTTGATAAATTGCCAGGGAACCTTGGGAACTTGAAACAATTGAAGAAACTTGGTGTCTGGGGAACTGCTATAAGACAAGTACCATCCTCCATTCAGTATTCTTCAGTGAAGGTCATTTGGTTTTCTTGGGATTACTTTGGTCTAGATCTCGATGTAAACTATTAA